ATCATGTCTCGCCGAGCTATCCGCAACATGAACACACTGTAAGTGGGCCTGTCCCAGCTGCTCGCCCAAGCTCTGCCCCGGGTGCCCTGCCTCCAGCTCTGGTCTTGATGTGCCCTTGGCCTGTTCTGACCAGGTACCCAGACGCCACCCCAGAGGAACTGCAGGCGATGGACAATGTCTGCATTATCTGCCGAGAAGAGATGGTGACTGGTGCCAAGAGACTGCCCTGCAACCACATTTTCCATACCAGGTGGGAGAggcccagaggagcctgggcatcCGGAGTGGCTCTGGGAGGCAGACCCCCAGGGACCTGCCAATCACTGCTTGGTCTTGACCCCCAGCTGCCTGCGCTCCTGGTTCCAGCGGCAGCAGACCTGCCCCACCTGCCGTATGGACGTCCTTCGGGCATCGCTGCCGACCCAGTCACCGCCGCCCCCTGAGCCTGCAGATCAGGGGCCACCACCTGCCCCCCATGCCCCAccactcctgccccagccccccaACTGTGAGTGGCCCTTTCATCTGGCCGTGCAACACTGCTGGGTACTTGCCCTGGACTGGGAATGGGAAATCCTGAGGTGAAACAGTCCCTGCCCTCTAGAGGGGCTCGGGGGGCCACGAGGGCTGGTCCcaggaagagacacagatgaTTGCAGTCACAAGTGATCTGTGCTGAGCTCAGAGAGGGCCTGTgggagcagaggacagaggacatCCAGACCCCTGCCTGCGACCTGGATCTCTCTGTTTGGACCTTTTCTCACCATCAGTCTTCTCTCTGCAGTCCCCCAGggcctcctgcctcccttccctccagGCATGTTCCCACTGTGGCCCCCCATGGGCCCCTTTCCACCTGTCCCACCTCCCCCCGGCTCAGGAGAGGCTGCGGCCCCTCCGTCCACCAGTGCAGGTGAGCCCTTCGGTACCGCATCAGCCAggggatggaaggaagggaagcAGAGGCCCGTCAACACCTGCTGACTTCCTGTTCTTGCTCTTCAGCCGCCCTTTCTCGGCCCAGTGGAGCAGCCACAACCACAGCCgctgctgctgcctctgccccagcacctggccctgcctcctccccggaggccagccctgcccccggcttccccttcccgcctccctggATGGGCATGCCCCTGCCTCCGCCCTTTGGTAAGTGGGGCTCGCCAGGGGTGGTTTGGGGAGGGGGGGCGTGTCAGCCCCAGGCAGCCCAGGCTgagcttctctctctcccttcagcCTTCCCCCCGAtgcctgtgcctcctgcaggcTTTGCCGGGTTGACCCCAGAGGAGCTGCGGGCTCTGGAAGGCCATGAGCGACAGCACCTGGAGGCCCGGCTACAGAGCCTGCGCAACATCCACACGTTGCTGGACGCTGCCATGCTGCAGATCAACCAGTACCTCACCGTGCTCGCCTCCCTGGGGTACGTCTACACCCGGAGCCAGGGCGGGCGGCGGGGGTGTGGGGCTGCCAAGAGAAGGTGGTGGTTCTCAGCCCTTCTCTCCTGCCGCCCTCTGACACCTGTTCGTTCAGGCATTCT
Above is a genomic segment from Cervus elaphus chromosome 2, mCerEla1.1, whole genome shotgun sequence containing:
- the SYVN1 gene encoding E3 ubiquitin-protein ligase synoviolin isoform X3, producing MLSLRLVWLSPSFGTTSAPALLLSLLSFSSSSVFTGWLRTVWTLWNAAPISPGSFTAALSYAILMTMVLTIFIKYVLHSVDLQSENPWDNKAVYMLYTELFTGFIKVLLYMAFMTIMIKVHTFPLFAIRPMYLAMRQFKKAVTDAIMSRRAIRNMNTLYPDATPEELQAMDNVCIICREEMVTGAKRLPCNHIFHTSCLRSWFQRQQTCPTCRMDVLRASLPTQSPPPPEPADQGPPPAPHAPPLLPQPPNFPQGLLPPFPPGMFPLWPPMGPFPPVPPPPGSGEAAAPPSTSAAALSRPSGAATTTAAAAASAPAPGPASSPEASPAPGFPFPPPWMGMPLPPPFAFPPMPVPPAGFAGLTPEELRALEGHERQHLEARLQSLRNIHTLLDAAMLQINQYLTVLASLGPPRPATAVNPTEETTPTAVAATSSTSSPSSEATTPSPGASPPAPEPEKPSAPESAGTEELPEDGEPDAAELRRRRLQKLESPVAH